A window of Lepus europaeus isolate LE1 chromosome 11, mLepTim1.pri, whole genome shotgun sequence contains these coding sequences:
- the BMF gene encoding bcl-2-modifying factor encodes MEPPQCVEELEDDVFQPEDGEPGTQPQSLLSADPFAQSQLDCPLGRLHLFPLTHCCGPGLRPTSQEDKATQTLSPASPSQGVMLPCGVTEEPQRLFYGNAGYRLPLPASFPATFALGEQPPEGQWQHRAEVQIARKLQCIADQFHRLHLQQHQQNRNRVWWQILLFLHNLALNGDENRDGAGPR; translated from the exons ATGGAGCCACCTCAGTGTGTGGAGGAGCTGGAGGATGACGTGTTCCAGCCAGAGGACGGGGAGCCGGGGACCCAGCCCCAAAGCTTGCTCTCTGCTGACCCGTTTGCCCAGAGCCAGCTGGACTGCCCCCTGGGGCGGCTGCAcctcttccctctcacccactgCTGTGGTCCTGGGCTGCGACCCACCAGCCAGGAAGACAAGGCCACCCAGACCCTCAGCCCCGCCTCCCCGAGCCAAGGGGTCATGCTGCCTTGTGGGGTGACCGAGGAACCCCAGCGACTCTTTTATG GCAATGCTGGCTAccggctccctctccctgccagTTTCCCTGCAACCTTCGCGCTGGGGGAGCAGCCCCCTGAAGGGCAGTGGCAGCATCGAGCAGAGGTCCAGATTGCCCGGAAGCTTCAGTGCATTGCTGACCAGTTCCACCGGCTTCACTTACAGCAA caccagcagaaCCGAAATCGCGTGTGGTGGCAGATCCTCCTCTTCCTGCACAACCTGGCTCTGAATGGTGACGAGAACAGGGACGGGGCAGGTCCTAGGTGA